The DNA window TCTAGCTCACCCATCTCCGTACAGCTTAGCCCCAGCACGGCACTTCATGTGGCAGGCGGCAAATAAATGGTTTTGCATGAATGAGTGTTGAAGAGACACCAAATAAATATCCGATggttttcaaagttgaattaatGGGAAAATCCGGCATCACAATGGTCTTTTATgaaccattttaagaaaaagggcGAACTTCATGGATTTCAAAGACCCCATGTTGTAAGCACAAGGCTGTCCACGTGTTCCCAGGAAACCACCACTGTTGGCAGCATTCCAGGATGGCCAGGTGTGGGCGGAGATAAACAACCCTTTGGCGTGGGATTTATAAAGTGCCCTACCTGTTTTCAACACATCAAAAATGTAGCTTTTGCTCATTCCCCcttattctaattaaaaattttttcaggTTGGTAGAAATATACGAAAAACTATCTTCTCTAAGGTAAACTTACCCAAAGTTTCTGTTTCTTATGAAAATTCCAATTTAGTGTTGACAAAATGGCATAAGAAGTTGATTCTTCAGAATCTTTATGGTTATTTAAATTGAAGTATTTTGGGAAACCTGAAAAGAGCCTTCTCTTATGCCATCCTGTCCGTATTTCTACCAAGGGAAGCAGATTGAATTTACAGTAAAACCTCATTCCCCTATTTGGAATCTGTGTTTGGATGTGATCGGAGGTTCACCTCCGTAGCCTCAGTGAAAAGCAGAATTGCCAAGTCACTGAGCCCCTCAGAGGACCACAACGGCCCCTCTCCAGCACCAATGAGCAACCATCACTGAGCAGTGTCAGGCTGTGTCAGACAGCAAGAGTTTACAGTCAGTGAGACCAGTCAAGTATAGaacgaaaaaaaagaaaagaaagaactgtgGTGGGATACACAATCAACTACCAGGgtcaaaggaggaaggagagaccaGGAAACATGTCTGAGAAGTGACTTTGGGAAGGCCCTCACAGGGTTTTCAGTAAGGAGAGATGGGCCGAGGACAGAGGGTGAAGGGCAGAAATATGGGACTGAAGGCAGAGGTAAAGGTAGAGAGGCAAGTTCTTCCAGGGCCAGGTTTTCAGCCTCATATGGAAGCAAAGAGCCACTTGAGAATGAGGAGGCAGTAAAGCTCCTGTTGTAATGCCTGAACCCGCCTCGGCTTCATTCTGCAAGTGGGAGCTGCCACAATTAGAGCGTCATTGAGCTAATCAGAAGCCACTCGATCTCAAGTGCATTTTGGAATAAAGTACAATAATAACTACCTCCAGTTCAGCCTTTCCTACACTGTATTCCACAGTTCGCTGTTGTCCCACAGATCATTAGCAGATATTTTGGAGGAAGGAGGTTTCATGATCAAGAGAGTTTATGAAACACATCTTCACTGCAGAACCTGTGACCTGTCACCGtgcttatatgtatgtatgagtgtGAACCCTGAAGAGCGAGTATAACAAGCTGACTACTTAACCATAGGacccttaaaaacaaaagaacactaCCTCAAAGGACAAGAGTGCCACAGACACCTGAGATATTCTGCCCTAATCAACTAAAGCAGAAACTCTACCAGGCAACCTCCAGACCAGTTCAACACATGGTGGCCACCAGCCCCGTGTATCTATGTAAATGTGAACTTCATGAAAGTGTAAAATTCAGGTCCTCAGTCAAGTGCAGGTGGCTAGTGCCTATCCTAATGGACAGATAgcgaacatttccatcattgcagaaaattcTACTGGAAGCAGCTGGTAAGACAATCAAGAAATCACTAAGTCATTATAGTTGATTTCTTGTGTGATTTCTCCTGAATTAAACACTGTATCCTCCTGAACGTAAGAAATCTACATTCAAGTTCAAATATTCTAGAATTCAAACTTTCCCATACTTTAGAGAGACCTTCCCCAGAACAAATCTAAATCAGTCACACTGATGTTTACTGGACGTGAGTGTACATTACCTAAAATGCAAGGACAGAACGGGACGTGCACCGCGATGCGAGGAGAAAGGGGACAATGTGAGCATCACCCCAAGAGCCCACGGAAGGATCAGTCTTAGAACTATGCTGCATTTTACGTACTGGGGTGAGCAGACGCTATGTTCTAGAAAAACTACTGCTAATTGTACCAAGGTTAACCCCAACCCCTATAAGACTATGAAGGCTTTTCAGAACCACAGGAAAAGAGCCACATTTCCACTTTCTCCAGTGGTTCTCATGCTTCCCTCCCACTCCAAGAAGGCTCAAGGTGTGTTTCCTAACCATGGGGTCTGACTTCCCAATGCCCTACCTGCCTCAGTACTTACCTGTGTGAGTGCGAAGATGAGCCTTGAGATGGGAACTTTTGAAGTATGTTTTCCGGCAGCCTGGAAAGTTACAAACATAGTTCCTCCTTCGGGAAAAGTCTACCTGAGGAGCGCAATTTGGACTGGaggcaatgaacactggagccgGGGCAAGAGGCAGTAACTTGGTACTCCCAACAGCCATTACACTTGATGAACAGGTGGCCGGCTGGGGGAGTGTCCCCTGGGGCAGAACCAGCATCACAGTTCCCTGAGGCACAGACGGGCCCACAAACACAGGCTGGGGCAGTGGAGCAGCGGCGTGGGGTAGGATGGGCTTGACAGTCCCGGCAGCTACTTGGGGAGGTGGCTTCAAAAAAGCTGACACCATGCCACTTTGTCCAGTCACAGGAATCATTTGGCAAAGGAAAGGGAGACTGGGGACAGAAATTAGAGGGGTGGCTTTCCTTGGCACGTCATTTTCATAATTCTTTGGTGAGCAGGTTTGAATTGCAACTGGCCAACATGCCTGCTGGCTTTTGTCAGTGGGGACCAGGCCACCAGACTTATGCAAACAAGGCTGACAGGACACTGATTTAACGTTGAGTAAATTGGTTGTGAGGTGACCGTCCTGCAAAGCTTCAGTATGTCCCACAGACTGtgcttctccttttctgttgTCTGCAAGTTGGTGTTCTTGCGTCTGGACGGCAGGAATGTGGACAGGAGCCGGACTCCCCATGGTGTGGCGGATGACACTCGTCACCACAGGCCTGCAGGGGGGGCCAGGGGCTGGCTCCAGCAGCTCAGGCTTCAAACCAGGCAGgcccctctctgccctcctgctCGGCACTTTGTCTGCCCCACCAGAGGCTCGGGGGATGGCCATGGCCACGCGTGCTTTGGAATCAGTTATTTGGGAAGGAACAAGTGTCCCTGTCGAAGACTCCGCGAGGTCAGGGCTCTGAGGAGGAGtcatgcacttaaaaaaaaaaaaaaggtactgtGTGAAAATGTTGTTTTGGTTAAACTTTAAAAGGGGCTTACTTTGATCATGTTGCCCCAATGCCTTTAGAAAGCAGAATCGAGAAAAGACTGGTGTAAGCCTGCTCACAATAGTCCGCAGTGGATCTCAAGGCTGCATGAGGCACTTCActtcctttcctgtcctcccAAACACACCCATTGCTGGATTGTAAGAACGTCAGTGCCTCTCCTGGGCTTGCACAGCTACTGAAAGCAATTCAAGCATTAGgactacagatgagaaaaaaaggtTTATATTCAAAAGGAGAGCTTTTCAcaataatttcagattttcaaaatttttaaaaatcccagtgGTAATCACTTCACACACACTTAGCCAGTGCCTACTAGATTCAGGGTAAACCTATCTGAAGGATCCTGAAAAGCCATGCTCTAAGCAGTGGTCCTGCCTGAATCATGCCTCTCCTTGTACTGCTCCCAACATTCCCGCTTCTTTTCAGCCTCCCCGTGGAAGAGCCCAAGACCAAGTAACTGAGAAGGGCGCCCAGCAGCCAGGCCAGTCCTCGTACAATCCTCTCTACCGTCTCCAACTCCCTTCTCATCTCTCTCCAAGTCTGCTTTCCACACTCTCCTTCCAGTACAAGCTTCCAGCCCAGGACAATTAGATTATGATTTTCACTTCATATAGCAACCGACAGCTCTCCACTCTTCCAAGCTGAGAAGCAATTTCTCCCAACAATTTCATAGTGTAGCAagttaagaaaacacaaaacagggCTTGACTGCAGCCAGCTCTCGCAAGAAAGAAGTTGGCTGCCAtagggaggcagagaggccagTCTTTTGACCTAACTAACAAAGGGTGTCTGGTGCCAAACCACAGGCTTTCCCGAGCTGCCACCCACATATCCTGAGCCTGGACTGGGTCATCGGTGGAACCTAGCTCCTACCCTGCAATTCCCCAGGGCAATGAgtacattttactttcttaaatcAATCTGTAGGTTTTGTCCTATGGACATTTTAACCCTGGGGCTGCAAGCTATAATCTATCAATGGAAAGAAACTATTTCCAAGAGATAAAAAGTTTTGCCCTTAGGCCCTCCACAAGGGGAGGCTATGAACTTGCTTGCCAGCATCCCAGTGAATCTACCACGATTTCCACAGCACATTTATTCAAGGTACGCTAGTCATTGCACAAAAAcactcctctcccccacctcttACCAGGGTCGATAAAGAATGGAAGTCCTTTGGTAGCTCAGCTGAAGCTTCGTCCACATGCACAGTGGTGGTGACATCCCCTGAGTCAGAGACAGGTGTGAGGGGTCTTATCTTTAATAGGTCACCTTTCTGGGATCTTTGACCCCAGGAGCTCATGCAAACAAGAGCCTCTACAGCTTCGATGTCATTTTGTTCCAAGATGCTGCACGTAGACCTTTCGCTGTCATGCCGCTTCCTCTCCAGGATTGACTCACATATGTCCATGATGTCAACCTGAAGGCAACACAATGGTTTCTCAGTCCAGGGGAAACACAGAGGGGTAACCCCGATGGGCACGTGGATACACACACCAGGAGTTTCCACAACATATGCAACACGTATACGACACTCCACACAGAACAAGCTCTGTTCTAGGAAAAGATGTCAACAACATTCatgacaattttgtttttaagccaatGTTctgcagagggaaagaaaatgactAGACTTGGCTGGCAAGAGGTTTCCACAGAAAAGCCTTacaaaactctttaaaaagattaCTTATATGAAGTTCGTATTTTTCTTTGGTAAACGATTAATAAGGTTTTAATTCCAAAGGTGTAAGCCAAAAAGTGGCTAGTCACATGGGGAGGTGGAACAGGACATCAACTCTAAGTTTTCCGGTTGGTTGAAATGACAGGATGGCTCTTTTGAGTTGTCAGAGCCACTAGGAGCGCGTCCCTACAGTTGCATTTTTGGCAGCTCTCTGGAGCATTCAGCACAGCCCCCTCCAGTCCAGGCATTACCACAGAGaactctgggagtggggaggCTGAACTCCACGGGCCCCATGAAGGTCAGGCCTATGGTGGTGTAGCCTTGTTCCTGAGTCAGGAACGTAAGTCACTCCCTAATGCCACAAGGGGTTGGGGCGGAGGCGCGGCGGTAAGAGGAAGGACTTAGAAGATCTACCACAACCTAGGAGACTGCTGTCTTCCAGGTATCACAGCCCCTCTTTCTAAGCGGGAGGTACGGGGCGGGGGGGATGTGGCTGGAAGTTATTGATCTCTTCCCAAAGGCACTTCAAATCTGTAAACATTTCCACTCAGTCTGCGCAAGCATCAAACCCTCTGTCCTGCCCTGGTTCTCCCCAGAGCACACAGGTAATGAGGCTGCCTTTACAAATGTCACTCTGGCCCAACTTCTGCCTAGTCTTAGGGCATCAAGTCACAGACGTGGGGGCTGCCGCCTGCTCCGCCCCCACATGCAGCAGGGGGCCAGCGTGGAGCAGAGCTCCCAGAGCGCTCTCCCCGCCCCTCAGCAGTCTGCGCCTCTCGACGACCAGGTCCCAGGTGTAGCCAGCGACCTCCGGGAGCCCCTCAGGTCCCGACTGCAGGAGCCCCTGGATGAGGCGAAGGGGGCCCTGCCCGCTCCCATGGCCCCCAACCCCCCGCGTGCCGCGTTCCCGCCAGCTTTCGCCGCGTTCCCACAGCCCTGACCCCGCCCCTCGCAGGCTttgccccgccccgcccaccaCATGCCGCGTTCCCGCCAGCTTTTGCCCCGCCCCCTCGCCCTTTCCACTACCCGCATGCCGTGTCCCGCCAACCGCGCCCCGCCCAACGGCCACCACCCCACAGGGCCAGGTGACGTCATGGCCTGGAAATAGCCCCGCGCCCACCGCCCGCTGCCCCGCCGCTGCGGGAGCGCGAGACAAAGCTGTGCGTAGGACCGCGCGGGGCACACCCCCGCACCCCGCCCCACGCGGCCGCCGCCCCTCCCAGCACTGCAGCCTGTCTCGGACCCTAACGGTGCAGCCGCGGCGAGGCACCGCGCGCCCCCGCCCTCCTTCGCGCTCCAACCGGCACAAGAGGCGCGGCTCCGCCTCGCCCCTCAGATGGGCGGCCACTTACCGCGCGCGTCTCGCCCGGACCCGCGGAGCCCGGCGTGTGCATGGTGCCGGCGGCCCAGGGGCAACAAAGCGGCCGCAGGGCGGGAGCTCTAAGCACAGCAGCGGCCGCACGTGCGTGGCGGAGGCGGCGTCCGAGAACCAGAGCTCTGGCGGCTGGCACGCGCCTCCTCCTGTCCGCGCAGCTCTGCCCCGGCGCGGCCCCCGCGGTGCGGGAGGGGCGGGGCTGACGCGGAGGGCGCGGCCGCAGGGGCGGAGCGCGGAGGCAAACCAAAATACACCGCGCCCCACTGGGGCGCGGCCGGATGCCCGCCAGCCAATCCGCGCCAGACCCGTGCACGGCCGGCCAATGGGCGCCGCAGGGAGCCGCGTGATCAAAGCCTGGCCGCGGCGTGATCGGGCAGGGAGGGATGCGGCACGTGTTTTGGTCCGGGCGAAGGGGCGGGGCCTGAGGCCTTGGAAAGTAGGGGAAAGGTCCCGGCGGCGGCGTGGCGGCGCGGGCGGCGCGGGCGGCGCAGCTGCGGCGAGGGAAGTCCCTGGGCCCGCCCGGGCTGGCTGGGGAGGAGGATCGGGCTTAAAGGGGCCGCAGCGGGgtggcgggttagctcagttggaaCATGGTGCTAATACTAACACGAAGGTTGCCGATgggatccccgcatgggccactgtgagctgcgccctcctaaaaaaataaatagataaataaggGGGCCGCTGCCCGCAGCCTTCCCGGTCGCGGACCCCCATGGACTGAATTCGTCCAGTAGCGGGGACTTCCCTGGAAGTTTCAACCCGGTCTACTGTCCACTGCTATGTGTGCATCACTGaccaggaagagctttgaaagaAAGCTCTCTGGCTCCGGCTGACATATCTGCGTCCGCTTCTTCCTGCAGGGACCAGAGCCGAGTTTCTAGGCCTGTGTCTGGGTCTGACACCCCTTCCCAGGCAGCTTTGGTCTGCAGTTTCCACTCTGTTAAGTGAAGGCAGGGGGAGCAAGACAGCTGATCATCTGAAAGATGCCTAGTGCAACCTGCCCTTTCTTCCCGCACCCAGTGTAAGCGTCACCTGCTCTGGGAAGTCCTCAGGCCTGACCGAGAGAGATGCCCAGGGCACCTTCTTTTCCCCCGTATACTTCCGTTCCCCTCATGCTGAGAAGGCAACAAGTGGGGCCAGGGTTCTGTCAAGCGCTTGTTCCTCCCAGGCGAGGCCAGGTCTAGTTGGGCAAAGGGCTTGAGTAACGTGACCTCCGACTTCTTTCCGTTTCCTCGGGTCCTCCACCGCACCTTTCCTGACCTGTAACTTGCctgtttctttagtttttgttCTTGTCTCCCCATCAGGGGGAACCCTCCCAAGGTTAGGGAGCTTGTTTAACTCAGGTGAACCCCCCAGTGCCGGCTCACTGCAGGCACACAGTAACTATtggttgaataagtgaataaaggtGGGCACCTACTGGGTGCCACACCACCCTCAGCCCCCATCTATCCTGCAGATACCTCTAATTCAGTATCTTTGAATCTGAACTCATATTCTATCCAAATCTGGATTTCTCACCTCCAGATACCTCAAAATGCCAGGGTCATCTTTGATCCCTCCCTTTCCTGCACTTGCTTCTTTCTTCCAATTACTTCCTGCCCTTCTTCCTAAATATCTCTCAAACTATTAACTTTTCTCTGTCACCCACTCCTGCCTTTGTCTGCGGAACCAACCTCTTTCACCTGAATTACTGAAGCTGTCTCCCGACAGGTCTTCCTAGCTCCAGCCTCACCACCTACAGTTTGCTCCTCATCTCACTGACAATGATTTTCCAGAAGTAGAGGTGGTACCAAACCCATTATTCAAGCTCTCAGTGGGAATCCACACAGCTCCGACTGGGGACTGAATCTCACTGCTTAGACAGAAATCTATGACTCCACATAAACAGGCCCCAGCCAGAGCTTCCTGCATCATTTCCAACCAGTTCTTCAAATAAAGAACCCTTTGCACATGGTGTCCCTTCTATGTGGAACACCCCAACCCTTCTCCACTTTTACTCTGTACGACTGCAGTGTGACTCCTCAGGGAAGACTTTCCTGAATGGCAGACAGCAGGGCCACTCAGCAGAATGCTAAGCacagggctttggagtcagacctggaTCCAAATCCTAACTGCCACTGTGGCCAAGTTATGGCTGCGCTGGCCGTGTCTCATTTCTGTGGAGTAGGAGGTGGCAGCAGCTCTCCAGGAGGCTGGCACCTGAGCTTCTCTTGCCTCAGCTTCTGTTTCTGCTCCTTGGAGAGCAGAAATGGCTGGAAACTTGGGCAGCACACTGGCTCAGGGCTTGTCAGGCATAAAGCCCTATTCTTCCCACGACTAGCCCATGTTGCAGACGGACAGGTCTTCACTCATGCTGGTctgtcctcccttctcccccacctctaCCCAAACACCACTTTCCCAGAAGGCTTTCtgcacacgcacgtgcacacacacacacacaccaggttgTGGTTGCTGCCAAACCCCAGATTCTGGACCTGCCTGTAGCAGAAGGATATTGACATGTTTGTAAACTAAAGACAGTTATAGGTCATTCACTCAGACATTACTGAGGCCCTCATCCGCACCAGGTGTTACACATCTTCCGGCAGAGCAAAGACTGGCAGGTAGACTGAACATGGACACAGAAACTCCTCCATAAAGTAGAGCAGGATGCCACTTGATAGGCTGCCACCACTGTCTCCTGTCCTTCCAGAGAGAGTCTATGTATACGCATGCATACTGTGCATGCATACTGTAACGCTAAGGATAGTGTTCTGTGTACCTTCTGAACCTTGTTTGCTGACTTCTCAACATGTCTTGGTGGCTATTATATATCAGTACACAAAAAGCAACCTCATGCCTTGTAATGGTTAAATAATATCATATAGATGTGTCAATTTATTTAACCACTACTACTTAAGTCGCCAGGGaggttaggttgtttccagtttgtcaGGACATGGTGTCCACATATCGTTTGTTCACATGCAAGGATAACTGTAGGATCACTTCCTGGAgctggaattgctggatcaactgctctatatttctttccttcctttattttattatttttattattattattattattatagttttggTTTTTGAAGAATTTGAAGTATAGCACAGATACAGGAAAGTGCAAAAActtaagtgtacaactcagtgaaTTTTCACAAGGCGAACACACTTATGtcaccagcacccagatcaagaaagagAATATTAGAATCCTGACGCCCCCTCCATGATGCCCGCCCACGATAACCCTTATCATGACACCACATTCCTTTCACCTGTATTGAAACTTGTACAAAGATAATTATATAGCACATTCTCTTTTGGGTCTGTCATGTAGTTGCATCCAGGTGAAATGCATTTATTCTCGTTGCTGGAGAAGATGCAGTGTACTGGCTGGTTCTTCTGTTGGTGGCCATCAGGGTAGTGTCCAATcggggctgttatgaataaagctgctatgacaATTCTGACACACGCATATGTGCATTTTTGATTTGGAAAGATTGTCAAACTACCCTTCCAACGTGCTTGTGTGCCCACTGATCCCACCAACAATGGGCTGCACAGCCAGTTCCCCATTTCTTTACTAATGTGGGCCTTCTGTCCTTTACCACGCTAAGTGGGGAAACAATGAGAATTCCTAATACTATTTTGTAATTCTTTGATGGAGTTTACTTGAGAGTTTTCGTATATGTAAAAGccatcttgatttctttttctgtggacTTTGGAAggaattttaaatgacagtagAGAAACTTGAGCATGTTTATATGCTGAAGGGAAGGGGGTCAGTGGAGAAAAACGGATGAtgcaagagagagagggaggggccgACGGTGGAAAGAGGCTGGAGGgggtgtgttggggggggggcacACACAGGAGAGCTGTCCCTGCTCAGGATGGAGGACAGGGGAGGGAAGATTAGACGGCTGCAGATCCAGGAAGATTCTGGATAGGAGAGAAGTTAAGGGTGCTCACGGGAGCATAAGCCATCGGGGAGGAGGCCCTGGTGAGGTGAGAAAGCTTTGGACTCAAAGAGAAACATGTCAAGGACTTGGCCAGGGAGGGTGACAGCAATTGCCCACTGCACTGAAGACCCAGTCAGAAGGTTGGTGTGACCCTGGACAGagaactgggtttttttt is part of the Rhinolophus ferrumequinum isolate MPI-CBG mRhiFer1 chromosome 13, mRhiFer1_v1.p, whole genome shotgun sequence genome and encodes:
- the KLF11 gene encoding Krueppel-like factor 11: MHTPGSAGPGETRAVDIMDICESILERKRHDSERSTCSILEQNDIEAVEALVCMSSWGQRSQKGDLLKIRPLTPVSDSGDVTTTVHVDEASAELPKDFHSLSTLCMTPPQSPDLAESSTGTLVPSQITDSKARVAMAIPRASGGADKVPSRRAERGLPGLKPELLEPAPGPPCRPVVTSVIRHTMGSPAPVHIPAVQTQEHQLADNRKGEAQSVGHTEALQDGHLTTNLLNVKSVSCQPCLHKSGGLVPTDKSQQACWPVAIQTCSPKNYENDVPRKATPLISVPSLPFLCQMIPVTGQSGMVSAFLKPPPQVAAGTVKPILPHAAAPLPQPVFVGPSVPQGTVMLVLPQGTLPQPATCSSSVMAVGSTKLLPLAPAPVFIASSPNCAPQVDFSRRRNYVCNFPGCRKTYFKSSHLKAHLRTHTGEKPFSCSWDGCDKKFARSDELSRHRRTHTGEKKFVCPVCDRRFMRSDHLTKHARRHMTTKKIPGWQAEVGKLNRIASAEKPRSPLVSTPASA